Proteins from a genomic interval of Niabella soli DSM 19437:
- a CDS encoding YraN family protein — MATHNQLGQDGEDIATAYFVQRSYTILFRNWRHSHYEIDIIAVKKDKLHFIEVKTRSSSQFGYPEESVTKRKFKFLQQAADAFLYQYPQYRWIQYDILAIIHSKNKTPEFFLLEDVFL; from the coding sequence ATGGCAACACATAATCAATTGGGGCAGGACGGGGAAGATATTGCGACCGCTTACTTTGTGCAAAGGAGTTACACCATCTTATTCAGAAACTGGCGGCATTCGCATTACGAGATCGACATCATCGCCGTTAAAAAAGACAAACTCCATTTTATTGAAGTAAAAACCAGAAGCAGCAGCCAATTTGGCTATCCTGAAGAAAGCGTAACCAAAAGAAAATTCAAATTTTTACAGCAGGCGGCTGATGCATTTTTGTACCAATACCCGCAATACCGGTGGATCCAATACGATATACTGGCGATCATTCATTCCAAAAACAAAACGCCGGAGTTTTTTTTACTGGAAGATGTATTTTTATAA
- a CDS encoding DUF2911 domain-containing protein → MKRILTLFFFTGTLLTAKAQVKVPAASPVQTVKQDFGLGTLEWSYSRPGLKGRSVYTDVAPAGKLWRTGANSATTLTVSDEIIIGGKTIGAGKYGLLTIPAPNTWVVIITKQTDVTSDPTVYKEGDDVVRLNIKPVVTATSTETFTIELANITPASAELQLKWGKVLIAVPVKTAIDARIMASIDASMRSDKPAYLAAANYYYDNNKDITKAVEWYSKAVAAQPEAYWAQYYYARALAKAGRKKEAKAAAEKSKQQATDKHNPDYITLNEKLLSTL, encoded by the coding sequence ATGAAACGTATTCTGACATTATTCTTTTTTACGGGGACCCTGCTGACGGCTAAAGCCCAGGTTAAAGTTCCTGCAGCAAGCCCCGTGCAAACAGTGAAACAGGATTTCGGACTCGGCACACTGGAATGGAGTTACAGTCGCCCCGGGTTGAAAGGAAGATCTGTATACACTGATGTTGCCCCCGCCGGAAAACTCTGGCGTACCGGCGCCAACAGCGCCACCACACTTACCGTGAGTGATGAAATAATAATCGGAGGAAAAACCATCGGAGCAGGAAAATATGGTTTGCTTACCATTCCGGCACCCAACACATGGGTGGTCATTATAACGAAACAAACCGACGTCACATCGGATCCGACGGTATATAAAGAAGGAGACGATGTGGTTCGCCTAAATATAAAACCGGTCGTTACCGCCACTTCCACGGAAACCTTCACTATTGAACTGGCGAATATAACCCCTGCCAGCGCAGAACTGCAATTGAAATGGGGGAAAGTGCTGATTGCTGTTCCGGTTAAAACCGCCATTGATGCACGCATTATGGCTTCCATAGACGCATCAATGCGATCAGACAAACCGGCTTATTTAGCTGCAGCCAACTATTATTACGACAACAATAAAGACATTACCAAAGCGGTGGAATGGTACAGCAAGGCAGTAGCAGCGCAACCCGAAGCCTATTGGGCTCAGTATTATTATGCAAGGGCGCTGGCAAAGGCCGGAAGGAAAAAAGAAGCAAAAGCCGCTGCTGAAAAATCAAAGCAACAGGCTACAGACAAGCATAACCCGGATTATATTACCCTGAATGAAAAGTTGCTTTCTACCTTATAA
- a CDS encoding S9 family peptidase, whose translation MKQYLIAGTLLFLGITVRAQEKKLFTASDYDRAVSMMSGGPAAKAYAKQNIMPQWLPDGKLWFKEPESGKYIVMDPAVKGGSRTTTDKAPSEEKNLGRRRAAAAFAVSPDGRKAVYIKDWNLWVKDITTGTEKQLTRDGMENFGYATDNAGWKHSESPIVLWSPDSKKVATYQQDDRHLHDMYLVRTKVGAPELEKWKYPLPGDSSIAKIHRVIIDVETAATVRLKMAADEHRGTLSDDIAVDGSLGDNQWGGNSKQLAFVSVSRDHKVATFRVADAASGEVRTVMEEKVATQYESGQGKINWQFMPETNELIWYSERDGWGHLYLYDLTSGKLKNQITKGDFVVTQMLRADGKTRKIIFEAKGKEPGENPYYSHFYKISFDGKGLQNLTPEPGNHRASFSPDGNYFVDNYSTPTVPPVIKLKNTAGNTLGELGSIKPETLKAAGWVAPELFSVKSANNQFDLYGLLYKPSRLDVSKKYPVVVYIYPGPQGGSVGNWSFNVAGGDFQALAELGFIVVRLEGSCNPNRSKAFHDVCYGNMAENTLHDQIAGVKQLAAKNGFMDLNRVGIWGHSGGGFATASALFKFPEFFKVGIAESGNHDNRNYEDDWGERYIGLEAGDNYAKQANELYAKNLQGKLLLVTGGMDDNVPPYNTYLVVDALIKANKSFDLLVIPNARHGYGEDSYYMMRRRWDYFVENLQGAVPPKDYKIEVK comes from the coding sequence ATGAAGCAATACCTTATTGCCGGAACCCTCCTGTTTTTGGGGATTACCGTGCGGGCACAGGAGAAAAAACTGTTTACCGCCAGCGATTATGACCGTGCGGTCAGCATGATGTCCGGCGGTCCCGCAGCAAAAGCCTACGCCAAACAAAACATTATGCCCCAGTGGCTGCCCGATGGTAAATTATGGTTTAAAGAACCAGAAAGCGGAAAGTATATTGTTATGGATCCGGCCGTAAAGGGCGGAAGCAGGACCACAACGGACAAAGCACCTTCGGAGGAAAAGAATTTGGGCAGAAGAAGGGCCGCGGCTGCGTTTGCGGTGTCGCCCGACGGAAGAAAAGCGGTTTACATAAAAGATTGGAATCTTTGGGTAAAGGACATTACCACCGGCACGGAAAAACAACTGACTCGCGATGGCATGGAAAACTTTGGTTATGCAACGGATAATGCCGGGTGGAAACATTCTGAAAGCCCCATCGTGCTTTGGTCGCCGGATAGTAAGAAGGTTGCCACGTATCAGCAGGATGACCGGCACCTGCATGATATGTACCTGGTGCGCACCAAAGTAGGGGCGCCCGAACTGGAAAAATGGAAATATCCGCTGCCGGGAGATAGCAGTATTGCGAAAATTCATCGGGTAATAATTGATGTGGAAACGGCTGCCACCGTTCGTTTAAAAATGGCGGCGGATGAGCACCGCGGCACGCTGAGCGACGACATCGCAGTGGATGGAAGTCTGGGGGATAACCAGTGGGGCGGCAACAGTAAACAGCTCGCTTTTGTTTCTGTTAGCCGGGATCATAAAGTAGCAACGTTCCGGGTCGCCGATGCGGCATCCGGGGAAGTAAGAACAGTAATGGAAGAAAAAGTAGCCACCCAATATGAATCCGGGCAGGGGAAGATCAACTGGCAGTTTATGCCCGAAACAAATGAACTGATCTGGTATTCTGAGCGCGATGGCTGGGGGCATTTGTATTTATATGACCTTACCTCAGGGAAATTAAAAAATCAAATAACAAAAGGCGATTTTGTGGTAACCCAAATGCTACGCGCCGATGGTAAAACTCGCAAAATAATCTTTGAGGCGAAGGGCAAAGAACCAGGGGAGAATCCCTATTACAGCCACTTCTATAAAATTAGTTTCGATGGAAAAGGGTTGCAGAACCTTACGCCTGAACCCGGCAACCACCGGGCAAGTTTTTCTCCGGATGGCAATTATTTTGTAGATAATTATTCTACACCAACGGTTCCACCGGTGATCAAACTTAAAAATACAGCGGGCAATACCCTCGGTGAGCTGGGAAGTATAAAGCCGGAGACACTGAAAGCTGCGGGCTGGGTGGCGCCGGAACTGTTTTCTGTAAAATCGGCCAATAACCAGTTTGATCTTTATGGGTTGCTTTATAAACCCAGCCGCCTGGATGTTTCAAAAAAATATCCCGTTGTCGTTTATATTTATCCCGGCCCCCAGGGCGGAAGTGTGGGTAACTGGTCCTTTAACGTGGCGGGCGGCGATTTCCAGGCATTGGCTGAACTGGGATTCATTGTGGTACGTTTGGAGGGAAGCTGTAATCCCAATCGTTCCAAAGCGTTTCATGACGTCTGCTACGGCAATATGGCCGAGAATACCTTGCACGACCAGATTGCAGGGGTGAAGCAACTGGCGGCAAAGAACGGGTTTATGGATTTAAACCGCGTGGGCATCTGGGGGCACTCAGGTGGCGGATTTGCAACCGCTTCGGCACTATTTAAATTCCCCGAGTTTTTTAAAGTGGGCATTGCAGAATCCGGCAACCACGACAACCGCAATTATGAAGACGATTGGGGCGAGCGGTATATTGGCCTTGAAGCAGGCGATAATTATGCAAAACAGGCGAATGAATTGTATGCAAAGAACCTGCAGGGAAAGTTATTATTGGTTACCGGGGGCATGGACGACAATGTGCCGCCTTACAATACCTACCTGGTTGTGGATGCCTTAATTAAGGCCAATAAGTCGTTTGACCTGTTGGTAATACCCAATGCCCGCCACGGTTACGGAGAGGATTCTTATTACATGATGCGCCGGCGCTGGGATTATTTTGTTGAAAACCTGCAGGGTGCGGTGCCTCCAAAAGATTATAAAATAGAAGTGAAGTAA
- a CDS encoding DUF6263 family protein, with product MKKTLLTIGALFTISSTVLFAQTITLKFNPANGSSYLNTTRAVMKINQTVMGQTMEINSTSNTDLTYKIADAAPDKNLDITYNKINMTMEAMGQQMNFDSESADTTNQGSKAFRAVKGSKVTVLVGSDGTVKSVKGADKIAAKASAGNRQTQELLNRLFSESALKSSFEQLFKFYPHEPVKQGSTWTSTTKIASPYAMTLQNNYTLVKIDGDKSTLKIDGKAGTDGSVKFEQQGMTMDITLNGTSAGTMEIDNKTGMPENTDITQHLKGTVNAMGQEVPVEIHIESKSSVQKQ from the coding sequence ATGAAAAAAACACTTTTAACTATCGGTGCGCTATTTACAATAAGCAGCACGGTCCTTTTTGCGCAAACCATCACGCTAAAATTTAATCCGGCAAACGGAAGTAGTTACCTGAATACAACCCGGGCGGTTATGAAAATAAACCAGACGGTTATGGGACAAACCATGGAGATCAACAGTACCAGTAATACAGATTTAACTTATAAAATTGCCGATGCCGCTCCGGATAAAAATCTTGATATTACTTATAACAAGATCAATATGACCATGGAAGCAATGGGTCAGCAAATGAATTTTGACAGTGAGAGTGCGGACACCACTAACCAGGGCAGCAAAGCCTTCAGAGCCGTTAAAGGATCAAAAGTCACGGTTTTAGTCGGAAGCGATGGAACAGTGAAAAGTGTAAAGGGGGCTGATAAAATTGCCGCTAAAGCGAGCGCCGGCAACCGGCAAACACAAGAGCTTCTTAACCGGTTATTTTCTGAAAGCGCGTTAAAAAGCTCTTTTGAACAGCTTTTTAAATTTTATCCTCATGAGCCGGTAAAACAAGGCAGCACCTGGACATCGACCACAAAGATCGCAAGCCCTTATGCAATGACACTTCAAAACAACTATACCCTGGTTAAGATTGACGGCGATAAAAGTACCCTTAAAATTGACGGAAAAGCCGGCACTGACGGAAGTGTTAAATTCGAACAACAGGGAATGACCATGGATATTACGCTTAACGGAACCAGCGCAGGCACGATGGAGATTGACAATAAAACCGGGATGCCTGAAAATACAGATATCACACAGCACCTCAAAGGTACCGTCAACGCCATGGGCCAGGAAGTCCCGGTCGAGATCCATATAGAATCAAAAAGCAGCGTACAAAAACAATAG
- the xerD gene encoding site-specific tyrosine recombinase XerD codes for MWESYKKSFQSYLKLEKSLSPNSTEAYLRDIDKLTQYLEAESPNKTPATVILNDLQAFLAWIAELGMQPTSQARVISGIKAFYKFCLLENIVQQDPALLLEAPKTKRALPDVLSIAEIERLISCIDLSKPEGTRNKAIIETLYGCGLRVSELVNLRISQLYLDVGYIRVIGKGNKERLTPIGDSAAKYIKIYIKEIRNHIAVKPGNEDIVFLNKRGTLLSRVMIFLIIKELAAQAQITKTISPHTFRHSFATHLIEGGAHLRAVQEMLGHESITTTEIYTHLDREFLRKTLDTYHPLSQGFHSK; via the coding sequence ATGTGGGAATCTTATAAAAAAAGTTTTCAATCGTATTTAAAACTGGAAAAATCGCTTTCCCCCAATTCTACAGAAGCGTACCTGCGGGATATTGACAAGCTGACTCAATACCTGGAAGCCGAGTCACCCAACAAAACTCCGGCGACCGTTATTTTAAATGATCTTCAGGCCTTTCTTGCCTGGATCGCCGAACTCGGCATGCAACCTACCTCACAGGCAAGGGTTATATCCGGCATAAAAGCATTTTATAAATTTTGCCTGCTTGAAAACATAGTACAACAGGATCCGGCATTGTTGCTGGAAGCACCCAAAACCAAAAGGGCCCTCCCGGATGTTTTGAGCATCGCAGAAATAGAACGGCTGATTTCCTGTATTGATTTGAGCAAACCCGAAGGCACCCGCAACAAAGCGATCATTGAAACCCTGTACGGATGCGGCTTACGGGTGAGCGAACTGGTAAACCTGCGCATTTCTCAATTGTATCTGGATGTAGGATATATCCGCGTAATCGGTAAAGGCAACAAAGAACGGTTGACGCCGATCGGTGATTCGGCGGCAAAGTATATCAAGATCTACATAAAGGAGATCCGCAATCATATTGCAGTAAAGCCCGGTAATGAGGACATCGTTTTCCTGAACAAAAGAGGTACCTTATTAAGCCGGGTAATGATCTTTTTAATTATCAAGGAGCTGGCCGCACAAGCACAGATAACAAAGACCATTTCCCCGCACACGTTCCGGCACTCGTTCGCCACACATTTGATCGAAGGGGGCGCCCACCTCCGTGCCGTACAGGAAATGCTGGGACATGAAAGCATTACGACCACCGAGATCTATACGCATCTTGACCGGGAATTTCTCAGAAAAACGCTTGATACGTACCATCCTTTATCACAAGGGTTTCATTCCAAATAG
- a CDS encoding M16 family metallopeptidase — protein MKKNQLLLICLITIISTLHAQVKPKTNTGNQPTFVTAVEGVNEYRLPNGLQILLVPDAAQTNVIVNIVYHVGSRNEGYGETGMAHLLEHMLFKGSKKFSSIKQTIADKGASANGTTWYDRTNYFEILPATDSNLLWALDMESDRMVHSLMRNEDLQKEFSVVRNEFEAGENDPGSVLMERVLSTMYLWHNYGKSTIGSKEDIEQVPIGNLKEFYQKYYQPDNATLIIGGKFDEKKTLSWIGNYFGAIPKPQRVLRAPYTVEPPQDGERFVELRRNGDMQYVGLGYHTPAYSDKDYVANDAAIEILTNNPSGVFYKALVDTKLATKVSGWSQQLYDPGFTYFSCDVPLGQNLDSAKKAFLASADGISALAITEADLERAKNALSKQLFNTQNNTISFCVALTEIIGAGDWRLFYIYRDRLEKLTLADVQSVLKKYYLPSNRTYGVFIPDKEAEKNRVAVNNRPDIAALVKGYKGKAVTAQTESFDASIDNIKKSTQYGTLSNGLKYALLKKPAKGDKISARITLKLGDEQSLMNKGLVPELTARMLKNGTTSKNKKEINDLLDKLKTSLRISGNAQTVSINISTDKENMNPALELLADILLHPSFDKNEFDKMVLDLKGEYESNQSDPQYLASNAVSKKTSLYPKGHPFYPNSISEALTDLQKVTVDDLRNFYQAFYGANHAIAAFTGAIDNQAVVSFLEKNLAAFNSKQAYKEITDQYFDVKGSLEAINVTDKKNAVCMGALNLPVKESDADFPALEMANELLGGGAFLSSRIPQRLRETDGMSYGAGSYLSGNYKYAASTWGVYAIFNPMYKNKLDSALHEEINKALSAGFKEEELKKSRESWLQQRKTNLGFDNYLSYLLSSYMQDEKDLTYFTEYENKVKKLTLKDVNAALKKYIDPAKATLIYAGDFNKK, from the coding sequence ATGAAAAAAAATCAACTCCTGCTTATTTGCCTTATCACTATTATAAGCACCCTTCATGCCCAGGTAAAACCCAAAACTAATACAGGGAATCAGCCCACATTTGTAACGGCTGTGGAAGGTGTGAACGAATACCGTCTGCCGAACGGCCTTCAAATATTATTAGTGCCGGATGCAGCGCAAACAAATGTTATCGTAAATATCGTATACCATGTCGGTTCCCGCAACGAAGGATACGGTGAAACCGGAATGGCGCATTTACTGGAGCACATGCTTTTTAAAGGCTCTAAAAAATTCTCCAGCATCAAACAAACTATTGCCGACAAAGGAGCCTCGGCAAACGGGACCACCTGGTACGACCGGACCAATTACTTCGAGATCCTTCCGGCTACAGACAGTAACCTGCTTTGGGCACTGGATATGGAATCCGACCGCATGGTGCACTCGCTGATGCGAAACGAAGATCTGCAGAAAGAATTTTCTGTGGTCCGTAATGAATTTGAAGCGGGGGAAAACGATCCTGGCTCCGTTTTGATGGAGCGCGTACTTTCCACCATGTACTTGTGGCATAATTACGGCAAATCCACCATCGGAAGTAAAGAAGATATTGAACAGGTACCCATCGGCAACCTGAAAGAATTTTATCAAAAATATTACCAGCCGGACAATGCCACTTTAATAATAGGAGGAAAATTTGATGAGAAAAAAACGCTCTCCTGGATCGGAAATTATTTTGGTGCTATTCCCAAACCACAGCGGGTATTACGCGCGCCGTACACCGTAGAACCACCACAGGACGGAGAACGTTTTGTGGAGCTGCGCCGCAACGGAGATATGCAATATGTAGGTCTTGGGTATCACACGCCCGCGTATTCCGATAAAGATTATGTAGCCAATGATGCCGCCATTGAAATTTTGACCAATAATCCTTCCGGTGTTTTTTACAAGGCATTGGTCGACACAAAACTCGCTACCAAGGTTTCCGGCTGGAGCCAGCAACTCTATGATCCCGGTTTTACTTATTTCAGTTGCGATGTGCCGCTGGGCCAAAATCTCGACAGCGCTAAAAAGGCGTTCCTGGCCAGCGCCGATGGCATTTCCGCCCTTGCTATTACAGAAGCGGACCTGGAGCGGGCGAAAAACGCGTTGTCCAAACAGCTTTTCAATACACAAAATAATACGATCAGCTTCTGTGTTGCGCTGACGGAAATCATTGGCGCAGGCGACTGGCGGCTATTTTATATATATCGCGACCGGCTGGAAAAATTAACATTAGCGGATGTGCAAAGTGTTCTAAAAAAATATTATCTCCCCAGCAATCGCACATATGGTGTATTTATTCCCGACAAAGAAGCGGAGAAAAACCGGGTTGCGGTTAACAACCGCCCGGACATTGCAGCTCTCGTAAAAGGTTATAAGGGAAAAGCGGTTACTGCGCAAACAGAAAGCTTTGATGCCAGCATTGACAACATTAAAAAGAGCACTCAATATGGCACCTTGTCCAATGGCCTGAAATATGCGCTGCTGAAAAAGCCGGCAAAAGGCGATAAGATCAGCGCACGGATCACGCTGAAGCTAGGCGACGAGCAAAGTCTAATGAACAAGGGACTGGTACCCGAGTTAACTGCCCGCATGCTTAAAAATGGTACGACGAGCAAAAACAAAAAAGAGATCAATGACCTGCTGGATAAGTTAAAGACCAGCCTGCGCATTTCGGGCAATGCGCAAACCGTTTCCATAAACATAAGCACGGACAAGGAGAACATGAATCCTGCCCTGGAACTGCTGGCCGACATTTTGCTACATCCTTCATTTGATAAAAATGAATTTGACAAAATGGTGCTGGATCTTAAAGGAGAGTACGAATCTAACCAAAGCGATCCGCAATACCTTGCATCCAACGCGGTAAGCAAAAAAACGTCGCTCTACCCCAAGGGGCATCCTTTTTATCCAAACAGCATCAGCGAAGCGTTGACTGATCTTCAAAAAGTAACCGTAGATGACCTCCGGAATTTCTACCAGGCATTTTATGGCGCTAACCATGCTATTGCAGCTTTTACGGGCGCTATCGATAACCAGGCGGTCGTGTCATTCCTGGAAAAAAACCTGGCGGCATTTAACAGCAAACAAGCCTATAAAGAAATTACAGATCAATATTTTGATGTAAAAGGCAGCCTCGAAGCCATCAATGTTACGGATAAGAAAAATGCGGTTTGCATGGGAGCATTGAACCTGCCGGTTAAGGAATCTGATGCCGATTTTCCGGCGCTTGAAATGGCCAATGAGCTGTTGGGCGGCGGCGCCTTCCTTTCGTCCCGTATCCCGCAACGCCTCCGGGAAACGGACGGCATGAGTTATGGCGCGGGCTCCTACCTGTCTGGCAATTATAAATACGCGGCTTCTACCTGGGGCGTGTATGCCATCTTTAATCCTATGTATAAAAATAAGCTGGACAGCGCCCTGCATGAAGAGATCAATAAGGCGCTCAGCGCGGGCTTTAAAGAAGAGGAACTAAAAAAATCGAGGGAAAGCTGGTTGCAGCAACGGAAGACCAACCTGGGTTTTGATAATTATCTTTCTTACCTGCTTTCTTCTTACATGCAGGATGAAAAGGACCTGACGTATTTTACAGAATATGAGAACAAGGTAAAAAAGTTAACCCTTAAAGATGTAAACGCTGCGTTGAAAAAATATATCGATCCGGCGAAAGCCACGCTGATTTACGCAGGTGATTTTAATAAAAAATAG
- a CDS encoding peptidase associated/transthyretin-like domain-containing protein, giving the protein MLRALTIFILLLSAATAFSQTKTYLKGNIFLYSNDTPVPGATITNLNTRQSSVSTSAGTYQIPASNKDIIVFSSSGLKSDTVKVEEQLLKTGYDVGLTVDGKLLKNVTVTSSYQLDSLRRRGDYAKIYEKQPGLTGGNTPEAGFGLVLSPISYFSKRAKKTRQFRKRLKKEEEDAYIDYVFSPMWVSKLTGLKGDSLHLFLYQYRPTYDMARMLDRPSMIAYINDRYKEFIRKKD; this is encoded by the coding sequence ATGTTACGTGCTTTAACCATATTTATTTTATTGCTGTCTGCTGCAACTGCTTTTTCCCAAACAAAAACTTATTTAAAAGGAAATATATTTTTGTACAGCAATGATACGCCCGTGCCCGGCGCCACCATAACCAACCTGAATACCCGGCAATCTTCGGTTTCCACTTCTGCCGGCACCTATCAAATTCCGGCCTCCAATAAGGATATAATCGTATTCTCATCCAGCGGATTAAAAAGTGATACGGTAAAAGTTGAAGAACAGTTGTTAAAAACGGGCTATGACGTTGGGCTTACAGTTGATGGCAAGCTGCTGAAGAACGTAACCGTAACCTCCAGTTACCAGTTGGATTCATTGCGCCGCAGGGGCGATTATGCTAAAATTTATGAAAAACAGCCCGGCCTTACCGGCGGCAATACCCCGGAAGCAGGCTTTGGCCTCGTCTTAAGTCCGATCAGTTATTTTTCAAAAAGGGCCAAAAAGACCCGGCAGTTTAGAAAGCGATTGAAGAAGGAAGAAGAAGATGCCTATATCGACTATGTTTTTTCGCCGATGTGGGTAAGCAAGCTCACCGGATTAAAAGGCGATTCGCTGCATTTATTCCTTTACCAATACCGCCCCACCTATGATATGGCCCGTATGCTTGACCGCCCCAGTATGATTGCCTATATTAACGACCGGTATAAAGAGTTTATCCGGAAGAAAGATTAA